The DNA segment ATCTTGTGAACGAGCTTCGGCCCCCCGGAAAGCAAATCAGTACCACGGGGTATCCTCGCCAGACCGTGTTCGACATGCTCTACACAGAACTCGAGACTATCGGCGGGACGGTGTTGATCGTTCTCGATGAGATCGATCACATCGGTGACGACGACGGAATACTATACGAACTTCCGCGTGCACGAGCGAATGGCTACCTCTCATCGGTCAAACCCGGCATCATCGGCATCAGCAACGATTTGAGTTTCCACGACAGTCTTTCCCCGAAAGTCAAAGACACGCTGTGTGAAGAAGAAGTGCACTTTCCGCCGTATACTGCTGGTGAACTTCGCTCGATTCTCGCCCAGCGGGCGGAGAACGCGCTGTACGAAGCGGCCTACGAGCCAAACGTCCTCTCGCTATGTGCCGCGCTGGCTGCACAGGATACGGGGAGTGCCAGACAGGCACTCGATTTGCTCTACAAGGCAGGAGACATCACGCGCGCGGATGACGCTGAAACGATCACCGAAGCACACGTTCGTGAAGCCCAACAGGCACTCGAACGTGGGCAGATTAGACAGGGGATGATGGAGCTTACCCGACACGGCCACCTCGCGCTTGCGGCCGTGTTGAGTATCGCGATCGAGGAGGAAACGCCAGCTCGAGTCCGTGAAATCTATCCGGAGTATGCGTCCATCGGTGAACGGTTTGGCACCAAACCACTGGTTCGGCGGCGGATGCACGACCATCTCTCAGACCTGGCGATGCAGGGTATTTTGAAACGGTATGCGCGAAACCATGGCCGATCTGGCGGACAGTACTACGAATACGACCTCGACGTGACCCTCGAGTTAGCTCTCGATGTCGTCGATGAACTCGAGGACGTGGACCTATCACTCGAGGCGGTACAAACTGCAAAACGTCGTGGGTTGAGTACGTGACGTCCGCTCCGGGTTAGACGGCCCTTCGGGCAGAAGCGACTGCTATTGGCTCACCTCCCGAACTATTAAATACGTGTTCCCGTCGGGCCACTCTCACCGGGTAGTAGCAAA comes from the Natronosalvus amylolyticus genome and includes:
- a CDS encoding orc1/cdc6 family replication initiation protein — protein: MPLFDRDTSIFFDEDVLREDYQPESIQERDEEIETYMASLQPVINGAQPRNIFLYGKAGVGKTAVTRYLLSHLERDVEAYDDVELTVVWLNCNNLSSSYQVAANLVNELRPPGKQISTTGYPRQTVFDMLYTELETIGGTVLIVLDEIDHIGDDDGILYELPRARANGYLSSVKPGIIGISNDLSFHDSLSPKVKDTLCEEEVHFPPYTAGELRSILAQRAENALYEAAYEPNVLSLCAALAAQDTGSARQALDLLYKAGDITRADDAETITEAHVREAQQALERGQIRQGMMELTRHGHLALAAVLSIAIEEETPARVREIYPEYASIGERFGTKPLVRRRMHDHLSDLAMQGILKRYARNHGRSGGQYYEYDLDVTLELALDVVDELEDVDLSLEAVQTAKRRGLST